Proteins from a genomic interval of Candidatus Effluviviaceae Genus V sp.:
- a CDS encoding glycosyltransferase, with protein sequence MARTVLHVIQSLEAGGAERVVVEYALAHDPERCSPVVCTIRGGGPLEDVLRSRGVPVHVLGRPGRMNPTPLVRLARLVRTHRPAVVHGHNFAGTSLAAAAAMVAGADGVVRTEHNVVVSNSRLRRTVSRLSSLREDAQIAVSDCVRRSHLADGRIGHRRFVTIWNGIDDSRLREARGEAALRAELGVADDGLLYLSVGSLTRQKNQSLLIEAAALMDDPRVVLAIAGKGPLRDELEKTIRARGLEHRVLLLGRRLDVPELLSAADAFVLSSVYEGLPITVLEAMAAGVPCIVSRVGGTPEVISDGESGVLVPPDDAEALAAAMQRLAGDDALRERLSAGARRVFERAFDAKHMVGRTEALYDLSCAGRADLATGDRLKVVFVIGQLGFGGTERQLVDLATRLDRDRFEPVVCSLTERGPMAQELDAAGVRVVALEKRPGVASGTLARLTSFLRAERPALLHTFLFSANWRGVVAGRVARVPVVVTSYRNVDIHGRRPLLFVERALSGMPDYVTANAKAVGRHVEKAHGIDADRIRVIYNGVDFERLRPRDAGHARRAGKTVVMIASLTPKKDPLAFVEVASSVADRCADVTFDVVGDGPLRGSMEELARSKGLGDRLRLLGQTKDVASVLAAADVSVLTSLKEGCSNVLLESMAVGVPVVVTDVGGNPELVEDGATGFVVPPGDPVALADRVVDILNDETLASSMGEAARRRARREFSTERMVERTTEFYRDAIGRSVPGLIEWVDTGAARRGAVQAKRGDDAGRR encoded by the coding sequence ATGGCGAGAACCGTGCTGCATGTGATCCAGTCGCTCGAGGCGGGCGGAGCTGAGCGCGTCGTGGTCGAGTACGCGCTCGCTCACGATCCCGAGCGCTGTTCGCCGGTCGTCTGCACCATCCGGGGCGGAGGGCCGCTCGAGGACGTGCTCAGAAGCCGCGGGGTCCCGGTCCACGTGCTCGGAAGACCCGGGCGCATGAACCCGACTCCGCTCGTGAGGCTCGCGCGGCTCGTGAGAACACACAGGCCGGCGGTCGTCCACGGCCACAACTTCGCAGGGACATCGCTGGCCGCGGCCGCGGCCATGGTCGCAGGCGCCGACGGTGTGGTCCGGACCGAGCACAACGTCGTGGTCTCGAACTCGCGGCTCAGGAGGACGGTCAGCAGGCTGTCCTCGCTCAGGGAAGACGCCCAGATCGCCGTGTCCGATTGTGTGAGACGTTCCCATCTCGCCGACGGCAGGATCGGTCACCGGCGCTTCGTCACCATATGGAACGGGATCGACGACTCCAGACTCCGGGAGGCTCGGGGAGAAGCAGCGCTCCGTGCAGAGCTCGGGGTAGCGGACGACGGACTGCTCTATCTGTCGGTCGGCAGTCTGACGCGACAGAAGAACCAGTCGCTCCTCATCGAGGCCGCCGCGCTGATGGACGATCCGCGCGTCGTGCTCGCCATCGCCGGCAAGGGCCCCCTCCGCGACGAGCTCGAGAAGACGATCCGCGCGCGAGGGCTCGAGCATCGCGTTCTCCTGCTGGGCCGCCGCCTGGACGTGCCCGAGCTTCTGTCGGCCGCGGACGCCTTCGTGTTGTCGTCGGTCTACGAAGGGCTTCCCATCACGGTTCTCGAGGCGATGGCGGCAGGCGTGCCGTGCATCGTGTCCCGGGTCGGAGGGACGCCCGAGGTCATATCGGACGGTGAGAGCGGGGTTCTCGTTCCGCCCGACGACGCGGAAGCTCTGGCCGCTGCGATGCAGCGGCTGGCCGGGGACGACGCACTGAGGGAGCGGCTCTCTGCGGGAGCACGGCGGGTATTCGAGAGGGCCTTCGATGCGAAACACATGGTGGGCAGGACCGAGGCGCTCTACGACCTGTCCTGCGCCGGCCGAGCAGACCTCGCGACGGGCGACCGGCTCAAGGTCGTGTTCGTCATCGGACAGCTCGGGTTCGGGGGGACGGAGCGGCAGCTCGTCGACCTCGCGACGAGGCTGGACCGCGACCGGTTCGAGCCCGTCGTCTGTTCGCTGACCGAGAGGGGCCCGATGGCCCAGGAACTCGACGCGGCGGGCGTCCGCGTCGTCGCTCTCGAGAAGCGTCCCGGCGTGGCGTCGGGGACACTGGCACGGTTGACGTCGTTCCTGAGAGCCGAGCGTCCGGCGCTCCTCCACACGTTCCTCTTCTCTGCCAACTGGCGCGGGGTCGTCGCCGGGAGAGTGGCGCGCGTTCCCGTGGTGGTGACGTCCTACAGGAACGTGGACATCCACGGGAGACGGCCTCTGCTCTTCGTCGAGCGGGCCCTCTCCGGCATGCCCGACTACGTCACCGCCAACGCGAAGGCCGTCGGGCGGCACGTGGAGAAAGCACACGGGATCGACGCCGACCGGATCCGCGTCATCTACAACGGCGTGGACTTCGAGAGGCTCCGCCCGCGCGACGCGGGTCATGCGAGGCGGGCCGGGAAGACCGTGGTCATGATCGCGAGCCTGACCCCGAAGAAGGACCCTCTCGCTTTCGTCGAGGTGGCGTCGTCCGTGGCCGACCGGTGCGCCGACGTGACCTTCGATGTCGTCGGCGACGGACCGCTCCGCGGTTCGATGGAGGAGCTGGCCCGCTCGAAGGGGCTCGGCGACAGACTGCGCCTCCTGGGCCAGACGAAAGACGTCGCCTCGGTTCTGGCCGCGGCCGACGTTTCCGTGCTGACGTCGCTCAAGGAGGGATGCTCCAACGTCCTGCTCGAGTCGATGGCCGTCGGCGTGCCGGTCGTCGTGACCGACGTCGGAGGCAATCCGGAGCTCGTCGAGGACGGGGCGACCGGCTTTGTCGTGCCGCCCGGAGACCCGGTGGCGCTGGCCGACAGGGTCGTCGACATTCTGAACGACGAGACGCTGGCCTCGAGCATGGGGGAGGCCGCGCGGCGTCGGGCCAGAAGGGAGTTCTCGACCGAGCGGATGGTCGAGCGGACGACCGAGTTCTACCGTGACGCGATCGGCAGGTCGGTTCCCGGCCTGATCGAGTGGGTCGACACGGGCGCCGCCCGGCGCGGGGCCGTGCAAGCGAAGCGGGGTGACGATGCCGGGCGCCGGTAG